From Pseudocalidococcus azoricus BACA0444, the proteins below share one genomic window:
- a CDS encoding phosphodiester glycosidase family protein: protein MLTQKPWPAYVSVAVSLGLGLGLAAGLATAQLSPPTAGTKVTLNGRDYVMAWSQGVNAQGQPTLGISDAGLANRFGFNLLSTSNPQVQPVEWFNGSSQALSARWSPNGMFRYLDIAAIAQQQAWQVQPQGETLQITTPPAQVLGFRQGQQPWGTRWVIDLSRPTPWQISRLTNSRTGLTPREFALTVEASQGPAEPIPNIKVTTAPTRTIWETALPGTTRPQVSMLVNPPRIVVDFRRDPPPSRTIQWAPGLAWQEETISLRSGQFPLSSLIFDPKQPNLSLQPIWPSPNTLIGIQPLPELAQRWQVAGAINGGFFNRDKQMPLGAIRSQGQWISGPILNRGAIGWTDQGQIKVGRLALRQTLILGSGQRLNLTDLNSGFLQPGLAIYTTAWGPRYSAQTSTETIFTVQNNQITNRQLAGGQAWVIPPDGYLLVWRGTGAIPDSLTPGQTVELQTTPLPSDFDGFPNILGAGPLLIDNGKIVLDAAIEQFGRGLDAQSAPRSAMIQMPDGKIRLVTTHNRLGGSGPTLPEWATILQQLGATQALNLDGGSSTNLYLGGRLIDRHSVTTTRVANGIGIFFKPPQN from the coding sequence ATGCTTACACAAAAACCTTGGCCTGCTTATGTTTCAGTGGCTGTTTCCCTGGGCCTGGGTTTGGGTTTGGCGGCAGGATTAGCAACGGCCCAGTTAAGTCCGCCCACAGCCGGGACCAAAGTGACTCTCAATGGTCGGGATTATGTCATGGCCTGGAGTCAAGGGGTTAATGCTCAGGGACAACCAACCTTAGGGATTAGTGATGCTGGCCTGGCCAATCGCTTTGGGTTTAATCTTCTCAGCACCAGCAATCCCCAAGTTCAACCTGTGGAGTGGTTTAATGGCAGTTCCCAGGCCCTGAGCGCGCGTTGGAGTCCCAATGGGATGTTCCGTTATCTCGATATTGCGGCAATTGCTCAACAGCAGGCCTGGCAAGTCCAACCCCAAGGGGAGACACTGCAAATTACCACGCCCCCGGCCCAGGTTTTAGGATTTCGCCAGGGACAGCAACCTTGGGGAACGCGCTGGGTGATTGATCTCAGCCGGCCGACCCCCTGGCAAATTAGCCGTCTCACCAACAGTCGCACCGGCCTGACCCCTAGGGAATTTGCCCTCACCGTAGAAGCTAGTCAAGGCCCCGCCGAACCCATTCCCAACATCAAAGTCACCACCGCCCCAACCCGAACGATCTGGGAAACGGCATTACCTGGCACGACCCGCCCCCAAGTTTCGATGCTGGTTAACCCGCCCCGGATTGTCGTAGATTTTCGCCGCGATCCCCCACCCTCGCGCACGATTCAATGGGCCCCCGGCCTGGCCTGGCAAGAAGAAACTATTTCCCTCCGCAGTGGCCAATTTCCCCTCAGCTCGCTGATTTTTGATCCCAAACAACCCAACTTAAGTTTGCAACCCATTTGGCCAAGCCCCAATACCCTAATCGGTATCCAACCCTTACCGGAATTGGCCCAACGCTGGCAGGTGGCCGGGGCGATCAATGGCGGATTTTTTAATCGCGATAAACAAATGCCGTTAGGGGCGATCCGGAGTCAGGGGCAATGGATTTCGGGGCCAATTCTGAATCGGGGGGCGATTGGCTGGACAGACCAGGGACAAATCAAAGTCGGCCGCTTAGCTTTGCGCCAAACCTTAATCCTGGGGAGTGGGCAGAGGCTGAATCTGACGGATTTGAATAGTGGCTTTTTACAACCCGGCCTGGCAATTTACACCACGGCTTGGGGGCCGCGCTATTCTGCCCAAACCAGCACCGAAACCATTTTCACTGTCCAAAATAACCAAATTACCAATCGTCAACTTGCGGGCGGCCAGGCCTGGGTGATTCCCCCCGATGGCTATTTATTGGTGTGGCGCGGGACGGGGGCGATTCCAGACAGCTTAACCCCAGGCCAAACGGTGGAACTGCAAACAACTCCCCTCCCGAGTGACTTTGATGGGTTTCCCAACATTCTTGGCGCAGGGCCATTGTTGATTGATAACGGGAAAATTGTCCTTGATGCCGCGATTGAACAGTTTGGGCGGGGCCTGGATGCTCAGTCTGCTCCCCGGAGTGCCATGATTCAAATGCCCGATGGCAAAATTCGCTTAGTCACCACCCATAATCGTCTCGGGGGATCTGGCCCGACATTACCGGAATGGGCAACAATTCTCCAACAACTCGGCGCAACCCAGGCCCTGAACCTAGATGGGGGTAGTTCAACCAATCTTTACCTGGGCGGCCGGTTAATTGATCGCCATTCCGTCACCACAACGCGGGTCGCCAATGGGATTGGGATCTTTTTTAAGCCGCCTCAAAACTGA
- a CDS encoding DUF5615 family PIN-like protein yields MKLKFQADADLNYGIVTGVLRAEPTIDFQTAIMGKLEGLSDFEVLRLAADENRVLISHDQRTMPVHFAKFLMNDQSSGVIIVLQSMPISAAIDGLIQIWQKSKPTDWINRIAYLPL; encoded by the coding sequence ATGAAACTTAAATTTCAAGCGGATGCAGACTTGAATTATGGAATTGTAACCGGTGTTTTAAGGGCTGAGCCAACGATAGATTTTCAAACAGCAATCATGGGCAAGCTAGAGGGTTTAAGTGATTTTGAAGTTCTAAGATTAGCCGCCGATGAAAATCGAGTTTTGATCTCCCATGACCAACGGACGATGCCAGTTCATTTCGCCAAGTTTCTGATGAATGATCAAAGTTCAGGTGTAATTATCGTCCTACAAAGTATGCCGATCAGTGCCGCAATTGATGGACTCATTCAAATATGGCAAAAGTCAAAACCGACAGATTGGATCAATCGAATTGCTTATCTACCCTTGTAG
- a CDS encoding DUF433 domain-containing protein translates to MTQAVTKSKQYISKNAGCYQIQGKRVSLDSIVYLFRQGASPESIVAALPTLSLEEVYGSIAFYLGNQEIIDAYLDEGIEIFQQLQKQARDTNAELYQQISSTPAPEG, encoded by the coding sequence ATGACTCAGGCAGTAACAAAATCTAAACAATACATTAGCAAAAATGCAGGTTGTTATCAAATTCAAGGAAAGAGGGTTTCTCTAGACTCCATCGTTTATCTATTTCGCCAAGGAGCATCACCGGAAAGTATTGTTGCAGCTTTGCCAACGTTAAGCTTAGAAGAAGTGTATGGCTCTATTGCATTTTATCTGGGTAATCAAGAAATTATTGATGCTTACTTAGATGAAGGAATCGAGATCTTCCAGCAATTACAGAAACAAGCCAGGGACACTAATGCTGAACTGTACCAGCAAATATCTAGTACCCCGGCCCCCGAAGGATGA
- a CDS encoding proline--tRNA ligase, whose translation MRLSQMLFVTLRESPAEAEIPSHKLLLRAGYIRRIGSGVYAYLPLLWRVLQKVSAIVRAEMNATGATECLLPQIQPAELWQESGRWDTYTKAEGIMFALTDRQGRQLGLGPTHEEVITAVARDMIRSYRQLPLHLYQIQSKFRDEIRPRFGLMRGREFIMKDGYSFHPDTDSLKKTYQEMYQAYSNILTRCGLTFRAVEADSGAIGGAGSHEFMVLADAGEDEVLYTADGNYAANVEKAISRPTAAIPSQFTTYEERPTPGTDTIEKLVPFLPCHPSQVVKNILYEVTFSEHEILLVLVSIRGDQEINLVKLQNALSQSEELAHTASSTIISIKLSDEDDQNRWATKPLPVGYIGPDLYDGFIRNPKVDLNNLKNLLKSKLNSSEIDKVIKKVQKQGQEEYSLWDIRANIRALGSLNSLSRSNAVGELDKELGKLPRPRFIRVIDETAVDLKNFITGANKPSYHIVGANWNVQYPLPQTVVDVRKAQAGDLAVHDPSQTLQSARGIEIGHIFQLGTKYSQALGATYTAETGEEIPLVMGCYGIGVSRLAQAAVEQSYDKDGIIWPLAIAPYQAIVVIPNISDAQQVEVATQLYEELNAAGIETLLDDRDERAGVKFKDADLIGIPFRIVTGRALAQGKVEVVKRASKESEEIAIKKVVETLGAWCGKVSA comes from the coding sequence ATGCGTCTCTCCCAGATGCTGTTTGTTACGCTGCGTGAAAGCCCGGCCGAGGCCGAAATTCCCAGCCATAAATTACTATTGCGGGCCGGATATATTCGCCGAATTGGCAGTGGGGTTTATGCTTATCTGCCCTTGCTCTGGCGGGTTTTGCAAAAAGTCAGTGCCATTGTCCGGGCAGAAATGAATGCCACTGGGGCCACGGAATGTTTACTCCCCCAAATTCAACCGGCAGAACTGTGGCAAGAATCGGGCCGCTGGGATACCTACACCAAAGCGGAAGGGATTATGTTTGCCCTGACAGATCGCCAAGGTCGGCAACTGGGCCTGGGGCCAACCCATGAAGAAGTGATTACGGCTGTGGCTCGAGACATGATTCGCTCCTATCGTCAGTTACCGCTGCATCTCTATCAAATTCAGTCCAAGTTTCGGGATGAAATTCGCCCCCGGTTTGGCTTAATGCGCGGCCGGGAATTCATTATGAAAGATGGCTATTCCTTCCATCCCGACACCGACAGCCTCAAGAAAACCTATCAAGAGATGTACCAGGCCTACAGCAATATTTTGACGCGCTGTGGGTTAACCTTCCGGGCTGTAGAAGCCGACTCTGGGGCGATTGGTGGGGCCGGTTCCCATGAATTTATGGTCTTAGCCGATGCCGGGGAAGATGAGGTTCTCTACACCGCTGATGGGAATTATGCCGCCAATGTCGAAAAAGCAATTTCCCGCCCCACGGCTGCGATTCCTTCCCAATTTACAACCTATGAAGAGCGACCGACACCGGGTACGGATACCATTGAGAAACTTGTTCCGTTTCTTCCATGTCACCCTAGTCAGGTTGTGAAAAATATCCTATATGAAGTAACTTTTTCTGAGCATGAGATTTTGTTGGTCTTAGTGAGTATTAGGGGAGATCAAGAAATTAATCTTGTCAAATTGCAAAATGCTTTGTCTCAGTCGGAGGAGTTAGCTCATACAGCCTCTTCGACTATTATTTCTATTAAGCTTTCGGATGAAGATGACCAAAATAGATGGGCAACCAAACCCCTACCAGTTGGTTATATTGGCCCTGACTTGTATGATGGCTTTATAAGAAATCCCAAGGTTGACCTGAACAACTTGAAAAATCTCCTGAAGTCTAAGCTTAACTCTAGTGAGATTGATAAAGTGATTAAGAAAGTCCAGAAACAAGGCCAAGAAGAGTATTCTCTCTGGGACATTCGAGCAAATATAAGAGCATTAGGTAGTCTGAACTCTCTAAGTCGCTCTAATGCTGTTGGTGAACTAGATAAAGAATTGGGTAAATTACCACGTCCTCGATTTATTCGGGTGATTGATGAAACTGCTGTTGACTTAAAAAACTTTATTACCGGAGCAAACAAACCTAGTTATCATATTGTCGGAGCCAATTGGAACGTGCAATATCCCTTACCCCAAACTGTGGTGGATGTCCGTAAAGCCCAGGCCGGAGATTTAGCCGTTCATGATCCCAGTCAAACCTTGCAATCGGCGCGGGGGATTGAAATCGGGCATATTTTCCAACTGGGAACAAAATACTCTCAAGCCCTCGGTGCAACCTACACCGCAGAAACTGGCGAAGAAATTCCCCTCGTCATGGGCTGTTATGGGATTGGGGTTTCCCGCTTGGCCCAGGCCGCGGTGGAGCAATCCTACGATAAAGACGGGATTATTTGGCCCCTAGCGATTGCCCCCTATCAGGCGATTGTGGTGATTCCCAATATTTCCGATGCCCAACAAGTGGAAGTTGCCACCCAACTCTATGAAGAACTTAATGCGGCTGGAATTGAAACCCTGTTAGATGATCGGGATGAGCGGGCCGGGGTCAAGTTCAAGGATGCGGATTTAATTGGGATTCCCTTTCGGATTGTCACCGGCCGGGCCTTAGCTCAGGGCAAAGTCGAAGTCGTCAAACGGGCCAGCAAAGAGTCTGAAGAAATTGCGATTAAAAAGGTGGTGGAAACCCTCGGGGCCTGGTGTGGCAAGGTCTCGGCTTGA
- a CDS encoding type II toxin-antitoxin system TacA family antitoxin has product MPAASQGSELTRDVTINIRAKQSQRDLIDHAAQIQGKSRSEFMLESAYQKAQDVLLERNFFGLDEKKFQEFLALLDTPPVENQKLKTLLLTPAPWD; this is encoded by the coding sequence ATGCCCGCAGCATCACAGGGATCCGAATTAACTAGAGATGTGACGATCAATATTCGGGCCAAGCAAAGTCAACGAGATTTAATTGATCATGCGGCCCAAATCCAGGGCAAAAGTCGCTCAGAGTTTATGCTGGAGTCTGCTTATCAAAAAGCCCAAGATGTCTTGCTGGAGCGTAATTTCTTTGGCCTGGATGAGAAAAAATTTCAGGAGTTTTTAGCCTTATTAGATACTCCACCTGTTGAGAATCAAAAATTAAAAACATTACTCTTAACACCAGCACCGTGGGATTAG
- a CDS encoding GNAT family N-acetyltransferase → MGLAQDPNKLRPPEKLNSSHQIAGFNSGNSQLDDWLKQRAFKNEATGASRTYLVCVGDVVIGYYCLANGAVAQTIATGRVRRNMPDPIPVMVIGRLAVDQAWQGKRIGRALLRDAILRTFQAAEIAGIRAILVHAISESAKQFYEKCGFMASPLEPMTLMIGIDQAKAELGL, encoded by the coding sequence GTGGGATTAGCGCAAGACCCAAATAAACTGCGACCGCCTGAAAAACTAAATTCTTCACATCAAATTGCAGGGTTTAACTCAGGTAACAGTCAGCTAGACGATTGGCTTAAACAACGGGCGTTCAAAAATGAAGCAACAGGTGCATCACGGACGTATTTAGTTTGTGTTGGTGATGTTGTCATTGGCTACTATTGCTTAGCAAATGGTGCTGTGGCCCAAACAATCGCAACGGGGCGCGTTCGCCGAAATATGCCTGATCCCATTCCAGTGATGGTAATTGGCCGATTGGCAGTTGACCAGGCCTGGCAAGGAAAAAGAATTGGGCGGGCTTTGTTGCGCGATGCAATTTTGAGAACATTCCAAGCGGCGGAAATTGCAGGGATTCGGGCGATTTTAGTTCATGCAATTTCAGAGTCTGCCAAGCAGTTTTATGAAAAATGTGGCTTTATGGCTTCTCCCCTTGAACCCATGACCCTCATGATCGGGATTGATCAAGCTAAGGCTGAACTAGGTCTATGA